A region of Hydrogenimonas cancrithermarum DNA encodes the following proteins:
- a CDS encoding FeoA family protein: MRLSEAKPGDLVKIRGFEGGCDEFKCRLDALGIRIGDIVEVKSKAFLGPIEIKNDNIDIALCRGQAEKIIIKPIKLRRTS; encoded by the coding sequence ATGCGACTCAGTGAGGCAAAACCGGGCGATCTTGTTAAAATCAGGGGGTTCGAAGGTGGCTGCGACGAATTCAAATGCCGCCTCGATGCCCTGGGTATTCGCATCGGCGATATCGTCGAGGTGAAATCGAAGGCCTTTTTGGGCCCCATCGAAATCAAAAACGACAATATCGACATCGCTTTATGTCGCGGTCAGGCAGAGAAAATTATAATAAAACCAATCAAACTCAGGAGAACATCATGA
- the ppa gene encoding inorganic diphosphatase, with protein sequence MDISKIGSGECPDKVHALIEIPYGSNIKYELDKESGAVVVDRVLYSAMFYPANYGFVPNTLADDGDPIDILVLNDYPVQAGSVIKCRLIGVLIMEDEAGMDEKLLAVPVSKIDPTYDAIQSYEDLPQATLNKIKNFFETYKMLEPNKWVKVKDFQGKEEAAKLLEISIKNYK encoded by the coding sequence ATGGATATATCAAAAATCGGAAGCGGCGAATGCCCCGACAAGGTTCACGCACTCATCGAGATCCCCTACGGATCGAACATCAAGTATGAACTCGACAAAGAGAGCGGTGCCGTCGTCGTAGACCGGGTACTCTACTCTGCCATGTTCTACCCGGCCAACTACGGATTCGTCCCCAATACACTCGCCGACGACGGCGACCCGATCGACATACTGGTTCTCAACGACTATCCGGTTCAGGCGGGTTCCGTCATCAAATGCCGTCTGATCGGTGTTTTGATCATGGAAGATGAAGCAGGAATGGATGAAAAGCTCCTCGCGGTTCCGGTTAGCAAAATCGACCCGACCTACGATGCGATTCAGAGCTACGAAGATCTGCCGCAGGCGACTTTGAACAAGATCAAAAACTTCTTCGAAACCTACAAGATGCTCGAACCCAACAAATGGGTCAAGGTCAAAGACTTCCAGGGCAAAGAGGAAGCTGCGAAACTTCTCGAGATTTCGATCAAAAACTACAAATAA
- a CDS encoding competence/damage-inducible protein A, whose amino-acid sequence MHIYQVIIGSEILGRRRSDKHFDFLSAELLARGEKLYASFIIEDDKQLIENVFELIKNDPESIMFSFGGIGSTPDDLTREIAAKVFTGKPLAVHEEAKRRIIGEFGDDAYPHRIHMAELPEGADLLDNPVNNVPGFSVGGRFFFVPGFPQMAHPMIKQAITTLLPDAKPLHRKTFTALTSENDLIEIMQQVPEEVELSSLPTFCGDRRIAVISLCSKEKSLVDTWYGKFVRFMKEKGIEWIEGDRHNDPDLCNPDD is encoded by the coding sequence ATGCACATCTACCAGGTCATCATCGGATCTGAGATACTGGGCCGTCGCAGAAGCGACAAACACTTCGACTTTCTCTCCGCCGAGCTACTTGCCCGCGGAGAGAAGCTCTATGCCTCTTTCATCATCGAAGACGACAAACAGCTCATCGAAAATGTCTTCGAACTCATAAAAAACGACCCCGAAAGCATCATGTTCAGCTTCGGAGGTATCGGCTCCACACCCGACGACCTGACCCGCGAAATCGCCGCCAAAGTCTTTACCGGAAAGCCGCTTGCCGTGCACGAAGAGGCGAAACGGCGCATTATAGGAGAGTTTGGCGACGACGCCTATCCGCACCGCATCCATATGGCGGAACTGCCAGAAGGTGCCGATTTGCTTGACAATCCCGTCAACAACGTTCCCGGTTTCAGTGTCGGCGGCCGCTTTTTTTTCGTCCCTGGCTTTCCGCAGATGGCCCACCCGATGATAAAGCAAGCCATCACGACCCTGCTGCCCGACGCCAAACCGCTTCACCGGAAAACCTTCACGGCCCTCACGAGCGAAAACGATCTGATCGAAATAATGCAGCAGGTCCCCGAAGAGGTGGAACTCTCATCGCTTCCCACCTTCTGTGGCGACAGGCGTATCGCCGTCATAAGTCTGTGCAGCAAAGAGAAAAGTTTGGTCGATACGTGGTATGGGAAGTTTGTTCGATTCATGAAAGAAAAAGGCATAGAGTGGATAGAAGGAGACAGGCACAATGACCCTGACCTATGCAACCCTGACGATTGA
- a CDS encoding N-acetylmuramoyl-L-alanine amidase gives MTIKKALLLLAFFAVFLFGSDYASRLENAAKAIGSDKKSIVWKGYHDYQSLYMKGLLEQNKTLQVEALQGLIEASSSLGLDPERYKNALKSLRPDLFSKQKKRSKRKASLKNGTAKTQPAPVSGKKAKLLSSRLDANRLILEFSLPISERAIRHFVLKRKHSVLYVYDIKPARVPFSIKRYKGGRFKEIRIAQYDPKKIRIVIETQRPYTPQLKITGQKVAITLPGAAAEMASSKKPGHDTKKKKKLHLQPQASQSASAATTQKKPRLKTYTVVIDPGHGGKDAGAVGYKRRKEKDVVLAVAKDLKKVLKKRGFKVYLTRERDKFIPLKRRTHFANRKNADFFISIHANAAAKKSSYLKNKGIETYFLSWKRSGRAKRVAELENRADLSDKNFYTKNTYLDVMNREKIIESNKLAIDLQRQILSSVKRKYKDVVDNGVRDGPFWVLVGAQMPAVLIEIGYITHPKEAKRLFNPYYRKLLAEGIANGIESYIYHNKQ, from the coding sequence GTGACCATAAAAAAGGCGCTGCTACTTCTGGCGTTTTTCGCCGTATTTCTTTTCGGGTCCGATTATGCTTCACGGCTTGAAAATGCGGCGAAAGCGATAGGCTCCGATAAAAAATCGATCGTCTGGAAAGGGTATCACGACTATCAGTCCCTTTACATGAAAGGGTTGCTCGAACAGAACAAGACGCTTCAGGTCGAAGCGCTTCAAGGGCTTATCGAGGCATCCTCTTCCCTCGGACTCGATCCTGAACGTTATAAAAATGCGTTAAAGAGTCTGCGCCCCGATCTATTTTCCAAACAGAAGAAGCGCTCCAAACGAAAAGCGTCCCTCAAAAATGGCACGGCCAAAACGCAACCGGCACCGGTTTCCGGAAAAAAAGCGAAGCTTCTCTCGTCGCGCCTCGATGCCAACCGGCTGATTTTGGAATTTTCGCTTCCGATTTCCGAAAGGGCGATCCGCCATTTCGTTCTCAAAAGAAAACATAGCGTTCTCTACGTTTACGACATAAAACCCGCTCGCGTCCCTTTTTCCATCAAACGATACAAAGGCGGCCGTTTCAAAGAGATAAGAATCGCACAATACGATCCGAAAAAGATACGTATCGTCATCGAAACGCAGCGCCCCTATACGCCCCAATTGAAAATTACGGGGCAAAAGGTGGCAATCACTCTTCCCGGAGCCGCAGCCGAAATGGCCTCCTCCAAGAAGCCCGGGCACGATACGAAAAAGAAAAAGAAACTTCATTTACAACCGCAAGCTTCTCAGAGTGCCTCTGCCGCCACAACTCAAAAGAAGCCGAGGCTGAAAACCTATACCGTCGTTATCGACCCGGGCCATGGCGGCAAGGATGCGGGGGCTGTGGGGTATAAGCGAAGAAAAGAGAAAGATGTCGTGCTAGCGGTTGCGAAAGACCTGAAAAAAGTGTTGAAAAAACGTGGTTTCAAAGTCTATCTGACACGTGAACGGGACAAGTTCATCCCGTTGAAACGGCGCACCCATTTCGCCAACAGGAAAAATGCCGACTTCTTCATCTCGATCCATGCAAACGCCGCTGCAAAGAAGAGCAGTTATCTCAAAAACAAAGGGATAGAGACCTATTTTCTTTCATGGAAGCGCAGCGGACGTGCCAAACGGGTGGCTGAGCTCGAGAACAGGGCGGATCTGAGCGACAAAAACTTCTATACGAAAAATACCTATCTCGATGTCATGAATAGAGAGAAGATCATCGAGTCGAACAAACTCGCCATCGATCTACAGCGGCAGATCCTCTCATCGGTCAAAAGAAAGTACAAGGATGTCGTGGACAACGGCGTGCGGGATGGGCCGTTTTGGGTGCTGGTCGGTGCGCAGATGCCCGCGGTGTTGATCGAGATCGGCTACATCACCCATCCCAAAGAGGCGAAACGGCTTTTCAACCCCTACTATCGCAAACTTTTGGCCGAAGGGATCGCCAACGGAATCGAAAGTTACATCTATCATAACAAACAGTAA
- a CDS encoding HAD family hydrolase has translation MKQFYLTDLDKTFLRTDLSISHYSRKVWNEAVERGEKLSIATARSYTGVRKLLKELHLKEPLILLDGVMIASPEGELLHVSALNREIGDEIIETGYKVGGLYPLLVGLDDEGIERFVYPKHRNHYQEELLGTYHNDRRVLDADPLRAMKRNLKIVYMESEDVTAELERALKERFGGTIEIKRSKDPYMDCWFMTVLHAEGDKVHALMRLEEIEEVDRDHTTVFGDSHNDLGLFTAAGRKIAVANAIDELKASADEVLPWTNDEDAVARFLEKEFSIG, from the coding sequence ATGAAACAGTTTTACTTGACCGACCTCGACAAAACTTTTCTACGCACCGACTTGAGCATCAGCCATTACAGCCGGAAAGTTTGGAACGAAGCGGTGGAAAGGGGAGAGAAACTCTCGATCGCCACGGCTAGAAGTTACACCGGTGTTCGCAAACTCTTGAAAGAGCTGCATCTCAAAGAGCCGCTGATCCTTCTGGATGGCGTCATGATCGCCTCCCCGGAGGGAGAACTGCTTCACGTCAGTGCATTGAATCGTGAAATAGGCGATGAGATCATCGAGACCGGATACAAAGTCGGCGGACTCTACCCATTGCTTGTAGGCCTGGACGATGAAGGCATCGAACGGTTCGTCTACCCCAAACATCGCAACCATTATCAGGAGGAGTTGCTTGGAACTTACCACAACGATCGCAGAGTGCTCGATGCCGACCCGCTCCGGGCGATGAAGAGAAACCTCAAAATCGTCTATATGGAAAGCGAGGATGTGACGGCGGAGCTCGAGCGTGCTTTGAAGGAGCGGTTCGGCGGGACAATCGAGATCAAACGCTCCAAAGACCCCTATATGGACTGCTGGTTCATGACGGTGTTACATGCCGAAGGGGACAAAGTGCATGCGTTGATGCGATTGGAAGAGATCGAAGAGGTCGATCGAGACCACACCACCGTTTTTGGCGACAGTCACAACGACTTAGGGCTTTTCACCGCCGCCGGACGAAAGATCGCCGTAGCCAACGCCATCGACGAACTCAAAGCATCTGCCGATGAGGTTCTGCCGTGGACGAACGATGAAGATGCGGTGGCGAGGTTTTTGGAAAAAGAGTTTTCGATTGGCTAA
- a CDS encoding DUF503 family protein — protein sequence MTLTYATLTIDLPYVSSKKGRRAILNAIKDRLAALNCSVLDISGEYPKEAEIAIAFLSPDEQQAKQKIEKIETMLETRFPEIEAELSYESI from the coding sequence ATGACCCTGACCTATGCAACCCTGACGATTGACTTGCCCTACGTCTCCTCGAAAAAAGGAAGACGCGCCATCCTCAATGCCATCAAAGACCGCCTTGCGGCGTTAAACTGCTCTGTTCTCGATATCTCGGGCGAGTATCCGAAAGAGGCAGAGATCGCCATCGCCTTTCTCTCACCCGATGAGCAACAGGCAAAACAGAAAATCGAAAAGATCGAAACCATGCTCGAAACCAGATTTCCGGAGATCGAAGCAGAATTGAGTTATGAATCGATTTAG
- a CDS encoding nitronate monooxygenase — translation MGVGISWDKLAGHVSLEGGLGVISSVGTGYYEDRAYVEKLVADRPLEVENFYSKKALVKIFENARKICGDAPLACNVLYAINDYGRVVEDACEAGADMIITGAGLPTNMPEFTADYPDVALIPIVSSPKALRLICRRWEKRYGRIPDAVVLEGPLSGGHQGFTYEQCLMEEYQLENLIGPVVKEANNWGGIPVFAAGGIWDKKDIERCIELGAAGVQMGTRFIGTHECDAHDNFKEVLLKAKKEDILLLKSPVGYPARGVRTNLIDLVDKREGPAIKCISNCVAPCKRGVEAKEVGYCIADRLSDAYMGNKELGLFFTGSNGYRIDELISVKELMHKLVHGE, via the coding sequence ATGGGTGTCGGAATCAGCTGGGACAAACTTGCGGGGCATGTGAGCCTCGAAGGCGGCCTCGGTGTCATCAGCAGCGTTGGGACCGGGTATTATGAAGATAGAGCCTATGTGGAGAAACTGGTTGCCGACAGACCGCTGGAAGTGGAGAACTTCTACTCCAAAAAGGCGCTTGTCAAAATTTTCGAGAATGCGCGTAAAATCTGCGGTGACGCACCACTCGCATGCAATGTACTGTATGCGATCAACGACTACGGACGTGTCGTCGAAGATGCGTGTGAAGCGGGTGCGGATATGATAATCACCGGTGCCGGCCTTCCGACCAACATGCCGGAGTTCACTGCCGACTATCCCGATGTGGCGCTCATCCCCATCGTTTCGTCTCCCAAGGCGTTGCGGCTGATCTGCCGTCGGTGGGAAAAACGCTACGGTAGGATCCCCGATGCCGTGGTCCTCGAAGGGCCGCTCAGCGGTGGCCACCAGGGATTTACCTACGAACAGTGTCTGATGGAAGAGTATCAGCTCGAAAACCTGATCGGTCCGGTCGTCAAAGAGGCGAACAACTGGGGCGGTATTCCCGTTTTCGCAGCCGGCGGTATTTGGGACAAAAAAGATATCGAGCGCTGCATCGAACTGGGCGCCGCAGGCGTACAGATGGGAACGCGCTTTATCGGTACCCATGAGTGTGACGCGCACGACAACTTCAAAGAGGTGCTGCTCAAGGCGAAAAAAGAGGATATCCTTCTGCTTAAATCGCCGGTAGGCTATCCTGCACGGGGTGTCCGCACGAATCTGATCGACCTCGTCGATAAACGTGAAGGCCCCGCGATCAAATGCATCAGCAACTGTGTCGCTCCCTGCAAACGCGGTGTCGAAGCCAAAGAGGTCGGCTACTGCATCGCAGACCGATTGAGCGACGCCTATATGGGCAACAAAGAGCTTGGACTCTTTTTTACCGGCTCCAACGGCTATCGCATCGATGAATTGATCAGTGTCAAAGAGCTGATGCACAAACTCGTCCACGGGGAGTGA
- a CDS encoding adenylate kinase — MKKLFLIIGAPGSGKTTDAEIIAANNADTIAHYSTGELLRAEVASGSMLGQTIDRYISQGNLVPLEIVIDTIISAIKKCDKPVILIDGFPRSVEQMEALDKILSDEPEVKLEAVIEVDVSEDVAKERVLGRARGADDNEEVFKNRMKVYTEPIDAIRKFYKEKGLLHVINGERSIEEIVDEMEAFIKSKI; from the coding sequence ATGAAAAAACTGTTTCTTATCATCGGCGCCCCCGGCAGCGGAAAAACCACCGACGCGGAAATCATCGCGGCCAACAATGCCGATACCATTGCACACTACTCTACCGGTGAACTGCTTCGCGCCGAAGTGGCCAGTGGCTCCATGTTGGGTCAAACCATCGACAGATACATCAGCCAGGGCAACCTCGTACCGCTCGAGATCGTCATCGATACGATCATAAGTGCGATCAAAAAATGCGACAAACCCGTCATTCTCATCGACGGATTCCCACGCAGTGTCGAGCAGATGGAAGCACTCGACAAGATTCTCAGCGATGAGCCGGAGGTCAAACTCGAAGCGGTCATCGAAGTCGACGTCAGCGAAGATGTCGCAAAAGAGCGTGTTTTGGGACGTGCACGCGGTGCCGACGACAACGAAGAGGTTTTCAAAAACCGTATGAAAGTCTACACCGAGCCGATCGACGCGATCCGCAAGTTCTACAAAGAAAAGGGCCTGCTGCATGTGATCAACGGCGAACGCAGCATCGAAGAGATCGTCGACGAGATGGAAGCGTTCATCAAAAGCAAAATCTGA